The following are from one region of the Nicotiana tomentosiformis chromosome 7, ASM39032v3, whole genome shotgun sequence genome:
- the LOC104086530 gene encoding uncharacterized protein, whose translation MWYLCVFYHRLLDFRKPEVESLAELFGAFSKEEPTNNGDLKSFGSNSLEWKLPEHHHPDSPFHLVNLPSEEIARNVANRSILVKGIFELWGEGSSLEELEESIKSYSDERKQPYLTSDSTFKIAVDTFGKAISFEEQNGRIRSFSYIPFKGRVNLKNPDHTFWLIETDNYGSSNGLPPIVGRKVFFGREIGAADRKLLPTYQLKSRTYLGPTAMDAEMAFLMANQAQAKPGRLVYDPFVGTGSILVAAAHYGAMTMGADIDIRVVRDGRGPDCNVWSNFKQYGLPMPIALLRADNNLPPWRSGLKEVFDAIICDPPYGVRAGGRKSGGRKLLKGVIDPYTVPDDKRTGHIPSTAPYSLVECVHDLLDLAAKMLVMGGRLVYFYPVLRDNESTDTTFPEHPCFKLVATSEQMLSYRYSRVLLTMVKIGPYTEEIDLAARIKHLEFKENHLKWLEEGNLHSAVFSPADIHLKESVDTKISKESKGKYRGKYV comes from the exons ATGTGGTACCTATGCGTCTTCTATCACAGATTACTGGACTTCAGGAAACCTGAAGTTGAGTCTTTGGCTGAGCTTTTTGGTGCTTTCAGCAAAGAAGAGCCAACAAACAATGGTGACTTAAAAAGCTTTGGCAGTAATTCACTTGAATGGAAGCTTCCAGAACATCACCACCCTGACTCGCCTTTTCACTTAGTTAATCTTCCTTCTGAAGAAATCGCCCGTAATGTTGCAAATCGAA GTATTCTTGTAAAAGGAATCTTTGAACTCTGGGGAGAAGGAAGTAGCCTTGAAGAACTAGAAGAGTCTATTAAAAGTTATTCTGATGAGCGGAAGCAGCCATACCTGACATCTGATAGCACATTCAAGATTGCTGTTGACACCTTTGGGAAGGCTATCAGCTTTGAGGAGCAAAATGGGCGTATTCGATCATTCTCCTACATCCCTTTCAAG GGCAGGGTGAACTTAAAAAATCCTGATCATACATTCTGGCTCATAGAAACGGACAATTATGGTTCTAGTAATGGACTGCCACCCATCGTGGGAAGGAAAGTCTTTTTTGGTCGAGAGATTGGTGCTGCTGATAGGAAGCTTTTGCCGACTTATCAGTTAAAAAGTCGTACTTATCTTGGCCCGACTGCCATGGATGCCGAGATGGCATTCCTGATGGCTAACCAAGCACAGGCCAAACCTGGGAGGCTTGTCTATGACCCTTTTGTGGGCACAGGAAGCATTCTAGTTGCAGCAGCCCATTATGGAGCAATGACAATG GGTGCAGATATTGACATTCGGGTAGTGCGTGATGGGCGTGGTCCAGATTGTAATGTCTGGAGCAACTTCAAGCAG TATGGATTGCCAATGCCTATTGCTTTATTAAGGGCAGACAACAACCTTCCTCCTTGGCGTTCAGGATTGAAAGAG GTTTTTGATGCCATAATATGTGATCCTCCCTATGGAGTCCGTGCTGGAGGACGTAAATCTGGGGGCAGGAAGCTTTTGAAAGGAGTAATTGATCCGTATACTGTTCCTGATGACAAAAGAACAGGCCACATACCATCAACTGCTCCTTACAGCTTAGTGGAATGTGTGCATGATTTGCTTGACCTTGCTGCTAAGATGCTTGTGATGGGTGGCCGGCTTGTGTACTTTTATCCTGTATTAAGAGACAACGAGTCAACTGATACCACTTTTCCAGAGCACCCCTGTTTCAAATTGGTTGCTACCTCAGAGCAGATGCTGAGCTATAGGTACAGTAGGGTACTACTAACGATGGTCAAAATTGGACCATATACTGAAGAAATTGATTTAGCGGCAAGGATCAAACATTTAGAGTTCAAGGAAAACCATCTGAAATGGTTAGAAGAAGGTAATCTTCATTCAGCAGTTTTTAGTCCTGCTGACATTCACCTTAAAGAGTCAGTTGATACAAAGATTAGTAAAGAATCAAAGGGGAAGTATAGAGGCAAATATGTCTAG